The nucleotide window TTCTTTTTTCAACACGGGTTTTGTTGTCGTAGATTCAGCTGGAACCGTTGTTTCTGGTGCAGAAGCAGAGGCAGGTGCTGAAGTTGGAGCAGGTGTCGATGTGGCAGACGTTGATGTCGATGATTTCGGGCTATCAAGTGTTCTGGTATCTTTCAGGTCCCAATCTTCTCTTGTTTCCCATAATCCTCTTACGATCACTTTTTTATAGAAGATATAAGCATCTTCAGCAAAAATGTCATTGGCAAAATCTGCTTCATCCCAATACTTGTTTCCGTTGTTATCTACAAGAATTCTTACAATATATTCCCCAGGTCTCAGGATATCAAACTTTACCTTATCTCCTTTTGTGTATTTCTGATATGCCACCTTGTCGGAAGAATCAATCAGTTGAATCCAATAATTGGCTTCCGGAGCATTTGAAATGGAAAATTCAACACTTCCGAACTGGTCTACTTTAGCAACATCAAAATCGAAACGTTTTGACTGGGTATTTTTTGCAAAGAATGAAGATACCGTTTCTTTAGGCACGGTAAGCTCATAACTTTTTCCCATTACAAAATCAGATTGAACCAAGATCTGGTAAGGGTTCGTTTCCGAGATTTTAGCAGTAAACGGTATTGTTGTCAAACTGTCTCCTTTCGCTCTTAAAGTCCATTTTGAAGGATCAATTTTATCAATAATATAGTTAGATGCAATTTTCAAATCTGCTTTTGGAGCAATTGAAGTCCCGTCATTATCACTGAAGACATCCATGGCATTCTTCTTATTGTATCTGTAGAATAAAGAAACACTGTAGGCACTGTCTTTTTTCGGACCTTTGTTATGAGTGAAGATCAGTTTTTCATTAGCATCCTGTCCTACATTATCTTTTACGGCATCAAACCAGATTCTGACAGAGTCTGATTTTGGATTGTGTGTGATTTTGACATCCTTTAATTTCTCGTTCAGCGACTGTACTTTTACTTCATCAGGATTTCCTTCAAACGTCATTAAAACTCCTCCGGCAATCTCTTTCATTTCTACATATTTCACCGGTTTTCTGGAAGGATAGACTTTTAAGTTTAACCCCGAAATTGATTTCTCAACATTGATAGGATCTTTCTGGAAACCTACCTTTTCTTTGCCCGGATCATACATGGAATTGCCGTTCTCATCTTCAAAGGCTATGATTTTATATTTCCCGGGAGTCAGATAGTTTAATTCATAATATCCGTCTTCATCTACCTTCGTAATATAGTAAGGCTTTTTCTTGTAATCCATCGTATCTTTCACCTGATACAAGCCGACTACCAGTTTATTTTCAGTAGTTGTACCGGCTTTCTTTTTGGTATCCAATGCATCTTTTACTTCTCCACTGATATAAAGATCATCCAGTTTATCTCCGGTAGAAAAGGCAAAGTTGAAATATCTCAGTACATTCGACTCATTATTATCAACAATGGAATTCCCGAAATTGAAATTATAGGTAGTATTAGCCTGAAGAGTATCCGTCCATTGAATCAACACAAATTTGTTGGCTATATTTGAAGGAAGGATTCTTGTTATCCCTTTGATGGGAGGTGAAATAATCAGGTTTTTATTGATATCCTTCAATGTCACATATTCGTCAAAATCCAGACGGAGCTCACGGATATCTCTTTTGACATTAATTCTTGTGGTATCAATGTTTGAGCTTAAAAATTTCGGAGCCAGCGTATCTTTAGGCCCACCAACAGGTGATCCTACCCTTGCACATGAGTGTACAAGAAAACAGATAACAAATAATAAAAGAAACCTTTTCATGAAAATGTTTAGGCAAAAGTAAACATTATTCTCCAAAAACTTCCTGTCCGGAATTCAAAGAATCTTTATTATCATTCATCACGGTATGAAGCTTATCTTTCTGCAAAGGGAAATCTTCGAACAAACCAGATAAAGCAAGAGCTGTATACACTTTGTTTGAATATTTGTTCCCAATCGCCACGATGGTCACTTTAGATTTTAAAAGATGGGCAAATACAGAGTTTGTACCATGCCACCATCCATTGTGATAAGTCAGTTTTTCACCATTGTCAAATATTTTCATTCTGAAACCTAATCCATAGTTATTCATTCCTGCCTTCTCATTGCTATAAGGAGTAAATACCATTTGCATTAGTTCCGGCTTCAGGAAGTTTTTTGAAAACATTGCTTTTGAGAAGTTGTACAAATCTCTTGGCGTAGTGTAGACATTTTTATCTCCGTAAATCAGATCTAGCCTATCTAAAGGATAAAGCTTATTTCCTCCGTAATAGAAAGACTGTGAAGCGGTAGGAATATCTTTTTCCTGGAAAATGTAAGTATTATTCATTTTCAATGGTGTGAAAACCATTTCTTTCATCGCCTGAGGAAAAGGAGTTTTGGTCACTTTTTCAATTAACAGGGCTAATAAAGCAAAGTTCGTATTACAATACATAAATCCTGTATCCGTATCTCTTGCCAGATCAGGTTTATATTTGATGATCATATTCAATACATCCTGATTGGTAATGAACGGCTTGGAAAGTTCTGCCGGAGCAGGCTGTATTTTGGTAATAAAATATTCGTATTTCGGAAGACCGCTTCTTTGATCCAATAAAGTCTGTACAGTAACATTAGGGTAGGGAAATCCCGGAAAAAACTGGGTAAGATGATCAGTAAGTTTTATTTTTCCGGCCTCTATCAGCTTCATCATGGCCATTGCAGTTAACGTCTTCGAAACTGAGGCAACGTGCAAAGGTGTATTTTTATCGATTGGCATCTGGTTTCCTTCTCTTCCGAAACCTCTGTAATTTTCATATAAAATCTCATCCCCTTTGGCAACAAGAATTCCACCGCTGAGATCTCCTCCTTCCCAAACTTTTTTATAATACTGATCGATGTAATTTACCGTTGACTGTCTGTTCAGGAGTTGTCCGTCAGCTTTTGTGAAAACATTTCCCAGATCTACGCTTCCGTAATTAGGAAGATTGGTGGTATTTTCTACTGAAACTTCTTTAGCTTCAGACTTTTTTTTACAAGAAAACAGAGATAAAAAAACAGTTAAGATAAGTAGTAAATTACGCGTCGTCATGAGATTCAAAAATGAGCGGCAATTTAATAAAACTCAAAATAAATAATAAATATGAGCCGGATATTATGAATTATTTAACATAAATGAATAGAGAAATAAAAATGAGTGATTAGTAACAAAAAATAAAAAGACGAATTCACCCTTTTGCAAATTCGCCTTTTTACCTTTTATTACTTCATATTACTTGTCTAGCAATACGAAGCTACAATTTTATCTACAATAAACTGCGCCAGCTTTTCTTTACTCTGATGGGTCCAGCCGGCAATGTGTGGAGTGACAATGGCTTTTTCTGACTCAAGAAGGTATTTCAAATCCTCATTTTCTGCTTCCAGATGTTCGAAAGAAGACTTTTCATATTCCAGTACATCCAGACATACACCTTTTACTTTTCCGGCTTTCAATGCTTCTACTAAGCTTTTAGTTTTCACATTTTTTCCTCTTGCTGTATTGACAAAGTAAAAATCATTTTTCATTTCTGTGATGAAGCTTTCATCAATAAGGTAATGCGTTTCCGAAGTCAAAGGAATATGTAAACTTACAACTTCTGCAGACTGTTTCAGTTCTTCCAGTGAAACCTGTGTTGCAAATTCATCTGAAAGTCCCGGAAGGATATCGTGGAAAATTACTTTACATCCGAATCCGGAAAGTCTTTTGGCAGTTGCTTTACCCATATTTCCATATCCGATCAACCCGACTGTTTTTCCCAACAATTCATCACCTCTGTTTTCTTCACGTTTCCAGATCCCGTTTTTCACTTCCTGGGAGGCAATGAAAAGCCTGTTCATGATAACAAGCAACATTCCTACCACGTGCTCAGCTACCGAATCCCTGTTTCCTTCCGGGGAATTGATCAGTTGAATTCCCAGCCTTTCAGCGACAGGTATATCAATATTCTCCATTCCGGCTCCTACTCTTGCGATAAATTTCAGGTTTTTACCTTTTTCCAGAAAGTTCTTATCTAATGGAATACGGCTTCTGATGATAATTCCGTCATAGTTTTCAATTTTATTACAAACCTCATCATAGGACGACGTGAAATCCTCTTCCAGGATAAAATTCTTAGCCAAAAGCTGTTCAGTGATGAGAGGATGGTTTTTATCTAAAAGAAGTATTTTCATAGTTTAAACACGAATGACACTAATTTATTTCACAAATAACACAAATTATAATGTTCCATTAATTACTCTTTTAACACCGTTTTTAAACTGAAGTGTATTAAAGTTAATCAACATTCCAAGTTTACAATTACTGAGGCGGAGATAGGTAAGTATTTGAGCTAAATGAATATCCTGTAGTGATTCTACAGATTTTATTTCCAGCACAAATTTTTTCTCAATCAAAAAGTCAAGCCTGTAACCCACATCCATTTTGACCTCATCATAAATTAATGGCATCGGCTTTTGTCTTTCTACAAGAATATCATGTTTATTTAATTCATAAAACAGGCATTCTTCATAAGCACTTTCCAAAAGTCCTGGCCCTAAGGTTTATGAACTATATATCCTGCTTCGTAAACAATTTTTGATATATCATTTTCAGAAATATCCATATTATTTTTTTCCATTTGATCGGGTACAAATCATTTGTGAAAATTTGTGCCAGTCATTCGTGTTATTTGTGTTTAAGTTTACTTTTTATCTTTCTTAGACTCCTGCGGTTCCTGGAATAACTTTTTAAGTTCTACAGATTCCAAAGGTTTCATTCTTCCGGAAAGAATCAGTGAAAGTTCTTTTCTACGGAATGCAGCCGCAAATCTTTCTTTTTCCTCATCCGTTTCAGGAATCATTTCAGGAATAGGAATCGGACGGTTGAATTCATCCACTGCAACGAAAGTATAAATACCTGCATTCGTGTGGACTTTCTTCTGATTGATCGGATCATCCAACCATACATCCACATATACTTCCATCGAAGTAGAGAATGCTCTGGAAACTTTGGATTCCAAAACCACAACTCCACCCTCCGGAATCGGATGATTGAAAGATACATGGTTTACAGAAGCTGTTACTACTCTTCGCTCGCAGTGTCTTGCTGCAGAAATAGACGCACAACGGTCCATTTTTGCCAAAAGCTCACCACCGAAAAGGTTTCTTAAAGAATTGGTTTCGTTCGGAAGAACGATATTGGTCATAATAGTCAGGGATTCTGACGCTTTTTTTATTTTTGCCATCTAGTCTTAGTGTTGTTTGGAACAGCCGGAGCAGGTTTTACGCCTTTTCCGACAGATTTTACTAATGAATCTTTTTTCAAAGAATCTGAAACGGGCGTTTCCGGGGTATGTGCCATCACTTTCACCGTATCTTTTACAATTCTGTGAGTAGAGGTCTGTACGGAAACATTATTGAAAGATTTTTTCCCAAAAAGAAGCTCCTGCTGGGTAAATGCCAGGTATAAAATTCCCAGAACCGGAATAATCAGAAGGAAAATCCAGAGAATTGTTTTTCTGAATTTAAAATCTTTCTCGCGGTTAACTGAAGTATTTACCTTTTCCCCGTTATTAATATCTGATAAGCGGATCTCTTCCAATCCGTAAAAGTCCGGGCGGCCGGATTCTATTCTTTTTCCCTTGAAATGAGTATGTCCTTCTTCAATGAAGACTGTTCCAAGGTTTTGAATTTCAAGAATCTGCTCAGCCTGAAGTTTTTTCTTCCAGAAATCAGTCTGGATTTTCAGATCACTTCTTGAAGCTTCCAGGGACATCTGTTTCTGCTCTGCAATAAAAGCAGTAAGATCTTCGGCCTGCACTTCATAGTCTATGGTAAATTCTATCTGACTGGCCGGAGGTAAGATGCTCCCGTTTTCGGAATTGATAATTGCCTTAGAATTTTTCAGTGAAAACACCCCAAAGCCTGGAACCGTGGCAGTTCCAAATTGTTTTAAGTATTCTAAAATGTATGCTGAAATATTCATTTGGCAGCAAATTTATAACTTTTTCATGACTTTTCAGGATATTTAACCTTTATAAAAAAAGACTGCCGAAACAGTCCTTTAATTATTATGTATTAAAATAGATATACTTTTAATTAAACTTCTTTTTTCAAGCTTAAAAAGGGTAAATCTGCTAAAAGGCAAAAAGGCCGATTTGTAAATTTAAATATCTTTATATCCGGTCTTTTACCATTTTACCTTTTGCCATTTTACCAATTATTGTATTTTCCAGCTTATCCCAAACATGAAATTAGTGCCTGCCTGTGAAAAATAATAAGGCTGTCCTTCATAAACAGATCCGTTGTTGACATATTTTTTGTTGAACAGGTTATTCACCAGAAGTTTTAAGGCAATTTCATTATTGGCAATTTTAAACTGGTACTGCGCATTGAAATCTGTCAGGAAATAATCTTTAAGCTGAAGATTTGCGTCTTCCGTATTGTCAAGATATTGCTTTCCGACATACTGATTCATTAAAGCAAACTGGAAATTCTTTGCAGGATTAAATTTCAAACCTAAGTTGGCTATCACATTCGGTGAGAAAGAAATCTGGGTATTCCCGAGACTTTTAGGTACATCACCATTCTGAATATTAAAATCCTGGTTTCTGTTCTGGCTTAATGTTACATTACCGGAAACTTCCCATTGTTTGGATAGTTTTGCCAAAGCCCCGATTTCAATTCCTCTTCTGTAACTTTTTCCTGAATTTGTTCTGATGAATGCTCCTACATTATTCAATTCTCCATTCAAAACCAACTGATTGACATAATACATGTAATAGACATTCGCAGTAAACGACACTATTCCGAACTGTTTTTCAAAACCGGCTTCAATATCGTGAAGCTTTTCTGCTTTTACGTCATTGTTCGCCATCAGGTCATCTCTGTTGGGTTCACGGTGAGCATGAGCATAGGAAAGAAATATTTTACCGCCGTTAATTCTGTAATTAACTCCGGCTTTTGGATTAAAGAACAGCCAGTTTTTGCTTAAATCTGCTCCTTCATCATCACCTGCTGTCAGGATTTTGGTATTGTAGTTGATTTTCCTAAGCTGTAAATCCCCAAAAAACTCAAAATTATCCAGTCTGAACAATGCCTTTGCAAAGCCTGAGACCTCATTTTTAACAGAACGGTTTCTGTAGTATTCACTTTCATCAATCTGAGGAAAGAAAACACCGGTAACATTTCCATAATGTCTTCCGTAATATTGATTGGCTACAGCACCAAAATTCAGGTCCAGATTGTCAAACTTCCCGTACAATGTGGAAACAATTCCGTAAAAGTCGTTATTCAGCCATTTTTTTTTGATGAAATCTGAATATTTTACCGTTTCACCTCCTTCAGTAATATCCGGCAGATTGTATCTTGAGAAAGGGTCTCCCTGTTTGTAATTTTCGTAATATCCTTTTCCTTTTGTATAATGAAATGTGGTTTCAAGATTCCAACGGTCGCTGAATTTCTGTTCCCACAGTAACTGATAATGGTTTTGTCTGTAATTATCGGTTTCATTATCGTAGAATCCTACAATATTTTCCCAGCTGGCATCATATATTGCTCCCGAAATATTGAATTTCGGATCAGTTTCCCACGTTTTACGGTCAATGCCGTTCCATGCCTGATAAGTTTTCTCTTTTCCTCCGAAAGCCATTAATCGCAGCTTCGTATTTCCTTCTTCAAATAAAGCTGTAAAGTTATAGGAATGTAAATTGGAGGAAGCCCTGTCAATATAGCCGTCAGAATGAATATGCGTATATCTTCCCATTACGGAAAGGCGGTTTTTCCAGAATTTTCCGGAACCTATTTCTGCTGAATATTTGTAAGTATTGAATGAACCATAGCTGTCATCTGTTTTAAAGTAAAACTTCTCTTCCGGATCTTTAGAAAGAACATTAATACTTGCCCCAAAGGCAGAAACTCCATTATTGGAAGTTCCGACTCCTCTCTGAATCACAATCTGCGATGCAGAGCTGGTTAAATCCGGAACGTTGACAAAAAAGGTTCCCTGGCTTTCCGAATCATTGTATGGAACACCATTCATCATTACATTGATTGCACTTCCCGAAACACCACGGATTCTGAATCCTGTATATCCTACTCCGTTTCCTGCATCTGAAGTAGAAATAATGGAAGTTTGATTTTTCAAAAGAATAGGGAGATCCTGCCCCAGGTTTTTCCCGTCCAGATCTTTCTGTACGTTGATGATTTCCTTTGCTACCGGCAGTCTTTTGGTAAAATTGACCGCTTCAATTTCCCTTATTTTCAGGGAATCTTTATCCTGAGCCTGGATAAAAGCTACAGAGCCTATACTAAGCCCTAAAAAAAATAATCCTTTCATTCTATAAATCTTGACATTTAATGAATAAAAGGGGTGATTACGAGATAATTGATAAATGGCAAATAATAATTGATGCTTATCGGTCATTTATCGTTAATCATCTATCAATTATTTAAATGGTTCCCTAAACAGCATTACCTGTTCCAGGTTCATTGGGTATAATCTCAGCCTGTTAAAGCACCCCTTTATTTCAGTGGCAAAATTACAAAAAATATATGAGATCAAGGTGTGAGGTGCGGGATATTGGGCAACGGGATAAAAATACCATGAAAAAACAGGAATTATCAGATGTATCATTCATCAATTATTATTTATATTCCCTAGTACGTCTTATTGTTCGCATCAATATAATAGTAATTCTGTCCATCTTTTGTCACTTCAAACATCTTACCCAGTTTCCAGCTGAAATTTCTTTTAATATTGGCATATTCAAAAGGAATGATGATTTTATTGTTAACATCAATAACCCCGAATTTATCATTATTGGAAGCCACAATCATAGGATTAGCGACATCATCTCCTTCCAGGATAAAGAGATACTGATATTGAGGATAGATCTGATATTGTCTGTAATCCGCTGCATTCACAAACTTTGATTTTTGTATGATTCCGTAAAAACCATTGAGAATGTAGGCCTGGAATAACTGCTGCTTATATTCTTCGAATTTACATTTCCCGAAGTCTGCTTCCTTAAATTGGTATACTCTCTTTCCTGACTGGTCTATCCTGTAAGAAACCATATCTTTTTCTACGGTTGCATAATTTTTTGTCCCGAATTTTCTCACTTTTTCGTTGGGTGAATTCAGAAGGTTGCAGTCTTCGTAAAAAAATACAGCAATATGATATTCCGGTTGAATGATGAATTTTCCGTTTTGGTTTACATATCCAAACTGGTCACCTTTCTTTTTAGGGATCAAAACCGGGAGATCTTTATTAATGATTACCAGATCAGGATTCGGCTTATTGGCTGTACTGGCTTTTTTAGCCGTAGTTTTTGAACTTTTTTTCACACCTGTTTTCTTCACAGATTTTGTCTGCGAGAAAACGAAAAACGAAATAAAAACACATAAAACATTCAGGAATTTTTTCATATTCTCCATTTGTTTACAAAAATACGGCCAAAAATAGATATTATAAAATTCATATTTATAAAGAATCTAAATAATTTCACTCTTATAAAATACTAAAATTTCGTAATTTTGGGAACATTTTGAAATGTTTGATAATTTTAAAAAACTTTTAAAAAAAGTGTAGATTATGCTGACTTTATTCGGTTAATGTTGCGTCAAATGCGAGAACTCAAAATGTCATTAAACTGTATTTATACAGACCGGTAAAGAAAAGGCAGGGCTACCTTTAATTTTGAAAGACCTTCTATTATGAGTATTTATAAGGATTACATCAAAGAAATTGAAGAAAGAAAAACCCAGGGGCTGCATCCAAAGCCTATTGATGGTGCTGAATTACTAAGCGAAATCATTACACAAATTAAAGACTCAGGTAATCCTGACCGACCGGATTCTCTTAAATTTTTTATTTATAACACACTACCCGGAACAACAAGTGCAGCGGGAGTAAAGGCGAAATTTTTAAAAGAAATTATTCTGGGAGAATCCGTAGTAGAAGAAATTTCCCCGGCATTTGCTTTTGAATTATTATCACATATGAAAGGCGGGCCTTCTATTGAAGTGCTTCTGGACCTTGCTTTAGGTAATGATCCTGCTATTGCTAAAGCAGCAGCAGACGTTCTTAAAACACAGGTTTTCCTTTATGAAGCCGATACCAACCGTCTGAAGGAAGCCTTCAACAGCGGTAACGAAATTGCAAAAGAAATCATCGAAAGCTACGCAAAAGCTGAATTCTTCACTCAACTTCCTGAAGTTGCCGAAGAAATCAAAGTAGTAACCTATATCGCCGGTGAAGGAGACATCTCTACAGATTTACTTTCTCCGGGTAACCAGGCCCACTCAAGATCAGACCGTGAACTTCACGGTAAATGTATGATCACTCCTCAGGCTCAGGAAGAAATTAAAGCTTTACAGGCAAAACATCCTGATGCAAGCGTTATGCTTATTGCTGAAAAGGGCACAATGGGTGTAGGATCATCAAGAATGTCAGGAGTAAATAACGTTGCTCTATGGACAGGAAAGCAAGCCAGCCCTTATGTACCTTTCGTGAACATTGCTCCGATCGTAGGAGGAACAAATGGTATTTCTCCGATCTTCCTTACCACAGTAGACGTTACCGGAGGTATTGGGATCGACCTTAAAAACTGGGTAAAGAAATTAGATGAGAACGGAAACCCTGTTCTTAACGAAAACGGTGAACCCTTTCTTGAAGAAGCTTATTCTGTAGCAACAGGTACTGTTTTAACAATAAATACAAAAGAAAAAAAATTATACAACGGAGATAAAGAACTTATCGACCTTACAAAGTCTTTCACTCCGCAGAAGATGGAATTCATCAGAGCGGGTGGTTCTTATGCCATTGTATTCGGTAAGAAACTA belongs to Chryseobacterium gleum and includes:
- a CDS encoding Ig-like domain-containing protein, with protein sequence MKRFLLLFVICFLVHSCARVGSPVGGPKDTLAPKFLSSNIDTTRINVKRDIRELRLDFDEYVTLKDINKNLIISPPIKGITRILPSNIANKFVLIQWTDTLQANTTYNFNFGNSIVDNNESNVLRYFNFAFSTGDKLDDLYISGEVKDALDTKKKAGTTTENKLVVGLYQVKDTMDYKKKPYYITKVDEDGYYELNYLTPGKYKIIAFEDENGNSMYDPGKEKVGFQKDPINVEKSISGLNLKVYPSRKPVKYVEMKEIAGGVLMTFEGNPDEVKVQSLNEKLKDVKITHNPKSDSVRIWFDAVKDNVGQDANEKLIFTHNKGPKKDSAYSVSLFYRYNKKNAMDVFSDNDGTSIAPKADLKIASNYIIDKIDPSKWTLRAKGDSLTTIPFTAKISETNPYQILVQSDFVMGKSYELTVPKETVSSFFAKNTQSKRFDFDVAKVDQFGSVEFSISNAPEANYWIQLIDSSDKVAYQKYTKGDKVKFDILRPGEYIVRILVDNNGNKYWDEADFANDIFAEDAYIFYKKVIVRGLWETREDWDLKDTRTLDSPKSSTSTSATSTPAPTSAPASASAPETTVPAESTTTKPVLKKEFKSGNAVLTPAK
- a CDS encoding serine hydrolase domain-containing protein translates to MTTRNLLLILTVFLSLFSCKKKSEAKEVSVENTTNLPNYGSVDLGNVFTKADGQLLNRQSTVNYIDQYYKKVWEGGDLSGGILVAKGDEILYENYRGFGREGNQMPIDKNTPLHVASVSKTLTAMAMMKLIEAGKIKLTDHLTQFFPGFPYPNVTVQTLLDQRSGLPKYEYFITKIQPAPAELSKPFITNQDVLNMIIKYKPDLARDTDTGFMYCNTNFALLALLIEKVTKTPFPQAMKEMVFTPLKMNNTYIFQEKDIPTASQSFYYGGNKLYPLDRLDLIYGDKNVYTTPRDLYNFSKAMFSKNFLKPELMQMVFTPYSNEKAGMNNYGLGFRMKIFDNGEKLTYHNGWWHGTNSVFAHLLKSKVTIVAIGNKYSNKVYTALALSGLFEDFPLQKDKLHTVMNDNKDSLNSGQEVFGE
- a CDS encoding 2-hydroxyacid dehydrogenase, which gives rise to MKILLLDKNHPLITEQLLAKNFILEEDFTSSYDEVCNKIENYDGIIIRSRIPLDKNFLEKGKNLKFIARVGAGMENIDIPVAERLGIQLINSPEGNRDSVAEHVVGMLLVIMNRLFIASQEVKNGIWKREENRGDELLGKTVGLIGYGNMGKATAKRLSGFGCKVIFHDILPGLSDEFATQVSLEELKQSAEVVSLHIPLTSETHYLIDESFITEMKNDFYFVNTARGKNVKTKSLVEALKAGKVKGVCLDVLEYEKSSFEHLEAENEDLKYLLESEKAIVTPHIAGWTHQSKEKLAQFIVDKIVASYC
- a CDS encoding GxxExxY protein — its product is MESAYEECLFYELNKHDILVERQKPMPLIYDEVKMDVGYRLDFLIEKKFVLEIKSVESLQDIHLAQILTYLRLSNCKLGMLINFNTLQFKNGVKRVINGTL
- a CDS encoding acyl-CoA thioesterase — protein: MAKIKKASESLTIMTNIVLPNETNSLRNLFGGELLAKMDRCASISAARHCERRVVTASVNHVSFNHPIPEGGVVVLESKVSRAFSTSMEVYVDVWLDDPINQKKVHTNAGIYTFVAVDEFNRPIPIPEMIPETDEEKERFAAAFRRKELSLILSGRMKPLESVELKKLFQEPQESKKDKK
- a CDS encoding TonB-dependent receptor, encoding MKGLFFLGLSIGSVAFIQAQDKDSLKIREIEAVNFTKRLPVAKEIINVQKDLDGKNLGQDLPILLKNQTSIISTSDAGNGVGYTGFRIRGVSGSAINVMMNGVPYNDSESQGTFFVNVPDLTSSASQIVIQRGVGTSNNGVSAFGASINVLSKDPEEKFYFKTDDSYGSFNTYKYSAEIGSGKFWKNRLSVMGRYTHIHSDGYIDRASSNLHSYNFTALFEEGNTKLRLMAFGGKEKTYQAWNGIDRKTWETDPKFNISGAIYDASWENIVGFYDNETDNYRQNHYQLLWEQKFSDRWNLETTFHYTKGKGYYENYKQGDPFSRYNLPDITEGGETVKYSDFIKKKWLNNDFYGIVSTLYGKFDNLDLNFGAVANQYYGRHYGNVTGVFFPQIDESEYYRNRSVKNEVSGFAKALFRLDNFEFFGDLQLRKINYNTKILTAGDDEGADLSKNWLFFNPKAGVNYRINGGKIFLSYAHAHREPNRDDLMANNDVKAEKLHDIEAGFEKQFGIVSFTANVYYMYYVNQLVLNGELNNVGAFIRTNSGKSYRRGIEIGALAKLSKQWEVSGNVTLSQNRNQDFNIQNGDVPKSLGNTQISFSPNVIANLGLKFNPAKNFQFALMNQYVGKQYLDNTEDANLQLKDYFLTDFNAQYQFKIANNEIALKLLVNNLFNKKYVNNGSVYEGQPYYFSQAGTNFMFGISWKIQ
- a CDS encoding WG repeat-containing protein is translated as MKKFLNVLCVFISFFVFSQTKSVKKTGVKKSSKTTAKKASTANKPNPDLVIINKDLPVLIPKKKGDQFGYVNQNGKFIIQPEYHIAVFFYEDCNLLNSPNEKVRKFGTKNYATVEKDMVSYRIDQSGKRVYQFKEADFGKCKFEEYKQQLFQAYILNGFYGIIQKSKFVNAADYRQYQIYPQYQYLFILEGDDVANPMIVASNNDKFGVIDVNNKIIIPFEYANIKRNFSWKLGKMFEVTKDGQNYYYIDANNKTY